The Trichoplusia ni isolate ovarian cell line Hi5 chromosome 20 unlocalized genomic scaffold, tn1 tig00002116_group19, whole genome shotgun sequence genome window below encodes:
- the LOC113506591 gene encoding trypsin-like, which yields MPVAKLLKLISFVYLICGPIIHTKNVKRNLLKKEQHLNKSEHISRVFAGRDLAVGEYPFVIVYIILQKETGINKRFCTGTMITATWSITAAHCNENFIDDSGNVLKKYVAYDNFTESPYITGLYVPIMETFNHPAYKDLVHANGQVTFMIHDIALFRSENVPVKAHAVLLAADYSTLIGLPVVYVGGGRKFLWVFNKLNPQPLQLGEATIINCDEIMKKVSKHTICLAPKCSKTYQTNLYGDSGGPLIYDGKVIGVASSAKLCKIAKMAYTPVSPYLEWIYRVVNGKKS from the coding sequence ATGCCGGTAGCAAAGttgttgaaattaatttcgtttgtttacttaatttgtGGACCTATTATCCATACCAAGAATGTTAagcgaaatttattaaaaaaagaacaacatCTCAATAAAAGCGAACATATAAGCAGAGTCTTCGCGGGTCGCGACCTAGCGGTGGGAGAGTACCCTTTTGTGATAGTatatataattttgcaaaaagaAACTGGCATCAATAAGAGATTTTGTACAGGCACTATGATCACGGCGACCTGGAGTATCACCGCCGCGCACTGTAATGAGAACTTCATTGACGACTCtggtaatgttttaaaaaagtatgtCGCTTACGATAACTTCACGGAGTCACCATACATTACGGGACTCTATGTACCCATTATGGAAACATTCAATCATCCTGCATACAAAGACTTGGTCCATGCTAACGGACAAGTAACGTTTATGATACACGACATAGCTTTATTTCGATCTGAAAATGTCCCTGTGAAGGCACACGCCGTCTTATTAGCAGCCGATTACTCAACGTTGATTGGATTACCCGTAGTGTATGTTGGTGGGGGTAGGAAGTTCCTTTGGGTTTTCAACAAACTTAATCCACAACCACTGCAACTTGGTGAAGCAACAATCATTAATTGTgatgaaattatgaaaaaagtgTCAAAACATACCATATGCCTCGCGCCGAAGTGCTCGAAGACCTATCAGACGAATTTGTACGGAGACTCCGGGGGTCCGCTTATATATGATGGTAAGGTCATAGGAGTTGCTTCGAGTGCAAAACTTTGCAAGATAGCGAAAATGGCCTATACCCCTGTGAGTCCATATTTAGAGTGGATATACCGTGTAGTGAATGGCAAGAAGTCGTAA
- the LOC113506592 gene encoding actin-105-like encodes MFEEGLCVVMDAGSQNLKAGFAAESFPRTVIPTTVGRFRREGLIDGIPQIFCGTEAIKKRGVSNLVWPVRDGHIQNWDEMEKLWHYVFYRELHVPPETSKVMHAVHPLLPPGYKERMAEILFESFAIESLYIAKSPALVLHASGRTSGIVWENGYSCSYAAPVFEGFPLKYATVTSPISGKMLTERLQSLFFKTGYSFTTPFELDVLDQIKKKICYISQDYEKELANTAGYGEGKVKYQLPDGQHILIGEERFQCPEVLFNPELAGLKCRNITDTICRSIDLCDIEYRGIFYNNIVFSGGSSMITGLVDRFSKELTHRVKVNLLDVTARVDALSKRHFAAWVGGSILASLPNLKGFWLTRDEYEDSGSTRVKYKFF; translated from the exons atgtttgaagaaGGTCTGTGTGTGGTAATGGATGCTGGGTCTCAGAACTTGAAGGCGGGTTTTGCGGCAGAATCGTTTCCAAGGACAGTGATACCTACTACTGTGGGCAG ATTCCGTCGCGAAGGACTAATTGACGGCATTCCCCAAATCTTCTGCGGCACCGAAGCGATCAAGAAGCGCGGTGTCTCCAACCTGGTGTGGCCGGTGCGGGATGGCCACATTCAGAACTGGGACGAGATGGAGAAGCTCTGGCATTACGTGTTCTACAGGGAGCTGCATGTGCCGCCTGAAACCTCGAAAGTCATGCATGCGGTTCATCCGCTTCTACCTCCCGGCTACAA GGAGAGAATGGCAGAAATTCTATTCGAATCGTTTGCTATCGAGAGCCTCTACATAGCGAAATCTCCGGCTCTCGTTCTCCATGCAAGTGGTAGGACTTCGGGTATCGTTTGGGAGAACGGGTACTCTTGCTCCTATGCGGCTCCTGTCTTCGAGGGATTTCCTTTGAAGTATGCCACGGTCACGTCACCAATATCCGGGAAGATGCTGACCGAGAGACTGCAGAGCCTGTTCTTCAAGACCGGGTATTCGTTTACTACGCCGTTTGAACTCGACGTGTTGGATCAGATTAAA AAAAAGATATGCTACATATCTCAAGATTACGAAAAAGAGTTGGCGAACACCGCTGGCTACGGAGAGGGAAAGGTGAAGTACCAGCTGCCAGACGGCCAGCATATCCTCATCGGAGAGGAGAGGTTCCAGTGCCCCGAAGTCCTGTTCAATCCTGAGCTAGCAGGACTCAAGTGCAGGAACATTACTGATACTATATGCAGGAGCATCGATCTCTGTGATATCGAGTACAG AGGCATATTCTACAACAACATTGTGTTCTCGGGGGGGTCGAGCATGATCACTGGTCTGGTAGACCGCTTTTCGAAGGAGCTCACTCATCGGGTGAAGGTGAACCTGTTGGACGTGACTGCGCGGGTTGACGCGCTGTCCAAGAGGCACTTCGCGGCGTGGGTGGGGGGCTCCATCCTAGCCTCGCTACCCAACCTCAAGGGATTCTGGTTAACCAGGGATGAGTACGAGGACTCGGGATCCACGAGAGTTAAATATAAGTTCTTTTAA